ATGACCGAATGCCAGATGTACCAGCCAGTCGGCTGACAGGTGATATAAGAACCCACCGTCGGCATTATGAACTGGTGATTCTCCGGCAGCAAACTGTCCAAAGTATTCACCAAAGACGGATAGATGATCTGTTAGTTCATATTTTACATCTCCACTCAGCTGCCAGCCCCACTGCTTTTCAAATGCTTCCTGTTTATAGGAGGCGTTAGCGGCAACAGTGAGTTTATCGAACGCTTTCTCGAGCACGAGCACAAATAGTGGCGACCAGTAGCCATAGTTCCCTTTTTTCGAGGTAATTGGAATGTGCAGATAAGAGATGAGCGATATGTCAGGTAAGCTTTTTTTGTCTTTCAGCAATGCGATCTTCGTGCTTAACGCCAGCGGATACTGCCCCTGTGTTGTTTCGGAGATAAAGAGATCCCGTTCTTTGCCCTGTTCGACCAATAGTCTGGCCTCGACGTTTTTGAGCAATCCATATCGCAGTAACGAAGAGGATATCAGGGCTGTTTGCCCGGAGCTGAATTTATTGTAGTAGAATTCTGTCTCAAGCTGGAGACTTTTGGGGTCAATAACAGTGGCGCCATCTGTCTGGTCAGGACGGTCTGTATTGATCTTCTCCTGCCCGTTGGCAGTCATCGCATATACGCAGAAGAAGGCTGTCAGCACAGTTAGTATGCGCCTGTTGGTCATAAGTAGTAAATAATTAGTCATTGATAATTGGCTGTAAACGGGAGTTTATTATACAATAAGGCTGCCAACTATATGCCGGTGATCAGCTGGAAATTATTTAATACTGTTTAGTGATCAATAGATGACTGCTGTGTA
The DNA window shown above is from Chitinophaga agri and carries:
- a CDS encoding transporter, with the protein product MTNRRILTVLTAFFCVYAMTANGQEKINTDRPDQTDGATVIDPKSLQLETEFYYNKFSSGQTALISSSLLRYGLLKNVEARLLVEQGKERDLFISETTQGQYPLALSTKIALLKDKKSLPDISLISYLHIPITSKKGNYGYWSPLFVLVLEKAFDKLTVAANASYKQEAFEKQWGWQLSGDVKYELTDHLSVFGEYFGQFAAGESPVHNADGGFLYHLSADWLVHLAFGHTLFTTESNYFGNAGLAFRIH